A window of the Microvirga terrae genome harbors these coding sequences:
- a CDS encoding NADP-dependent malic enzyme yields MTDDQRPIRRKRPTFTDQEALQFHAQGRPGKLEVVPTKPMATQRDLSLAYSPGVAVPVLAIAENPSLAFDYTTRSNMVAVISNGTAILGLGNLGALASKPVMEGKSVLFKRFADVDSIDLEVDTEDADAFINCVRYLGPSFGGINLEDIKAPECFIIEERLRELMDIPVFHDDQHGTAIIAAAGLINALHLTDRDMAKTKLVVNGAGAAGIACTELLKAMGFAPNNVILCDTKGVIYQGRTEGMNQWKSAHAAQTDARTLADALNGADAVFGLSAKGAFTDEMIRSMAPNPIIFAMANPDPEITPEEVARIRDDVIIATGRSDYPNQVNNVLGFPYIFRGALDVQATTINMEMKIAAAQALAELAREDVPDEVAAAYQGSRPRFGREYIIPVPFDPRLIHTIPMAVARAAMDTGVARRPIVDMRSYKAQLSARRDPVAGTLNRIFERVRKFPKRVVFAEGEEEQVIRAALSFVNQGLGKAILVGREDRIQETATQAGIELEGREGIEIHNARLSQRNATYAQFLYERLQRKGYLFRDCQRMINQDRNHFAASMVALGDADAMVTGATRNYSTALADVRHVIDAKPGHRVIGVSLCLARGRTVLVADTAIHEMPSAQELAEIAIESAGVARRLGYEPRVALLSFSTFGHPKAERAEKIQEAVEILDDMRVDFEYDGEMSADVALNRDVMAQYPFSRLKGPANVLVMPAFHSASISTKMLQELGGAMVLGPLVVGLDKPVQIVSLGATDSDIVNMAALAAYNIGG; encoded by the coding sequence ATGACCGACGATCAGCGCCCGATCCGCCGCAAGCGTCCCACCTTCACCGATCAGGAGGCGCTGCAGTTCCACGCCCAGGGACGACCCGGAAAGCTCGAAGTCGTCCCGACGAAACCCATGGCGACCCAGCGCGACCTGTCGCTCGCCTACTCGCCGGGCGTCGCGGTGCCGGTGCTGGCGATTGCGGAAAACCCGTCCCTGGCCTTCGATTATACCACCCGGTCCAACATGGTGGCGGTGATCTCGAACGGGACCGCGATCCTGGGCCTCGGCAATCTCGGGGCGCTCGCCTCGAAGCCGGTCATGGAGGGCAAGTCCGTTCTCTTCAAGCGGTTCGCCGATGTGGATTCGATCGACCTCGAGGTCGACACGGAGGATGCGGACGCCTTCATCAACTGCGTGCGCTATCTCGGCCCGTCCTTCGGGGGCATCAATCTCGAGGACATCAAGGCGCCGGAATGCTTCATCATCGAGGAACGCCTGCGGGAACTGATGGACATTCCCGTGTTCCATGACGATCAGCACGGCACGGCCATCATCGCGGCGGCGGGCCTCATCAATGCGCTCCATCTGACCGACCGCGACATGGCGAAGACCAAGCTCGTGGTGAACGGCGCGGGCGCCGCCGGCATCGCCTGCACGGAGCTCCTGAAAGCCATGGGCTTTGCGCCCAACAACGTCATCCTCTGCGACACCAAGGGCGTGATCTACCAGGGCCGCACCGAGGGCATGAACCAGTGGAAATCCGCCCATGCGGCCCAGACGGACGCCCGCACTCTCGCGGATGCGCTGAACGGCGCCGATGCGGTGTTCGGCCTCTCGGCCAAGGGGGCGTTCACTGACGAGATGATCCGCTCCATGGCGCCCAACCCGATCATCTTCGCCATGGCCAACCCGGACCCGGAGATCACCCCGGAGGAAGTGGCGCGCATACGCGACGACGTCATCATCGCGACGGGCCGCTCCGATTATCCGAACCAAGTCAACAATGTCCTGGGCTTTCCCTACATCTTCCGCGGCGCGCTCGACGTTCAGGCCACGACCATCAACATGGAGATGAAGATCGCCGCCGCCCAGGCGCTGGCGGAGCTCGCCCGCGAGGATGTCCCGGATGAAGTGGCGGCCGCCTATCAGGGCTCGCGTCCCCGCTTCGGGCGCGAGTACATCATCCCGGTGCCCTTCGATCCGCGCCTGATCCACACCATTCCCATGGCGGTGGCGCGAGCCGCCATGGACACGGGCGTCGCGCGCCGTCCGATCGTCGACATGCGGTCCTATAAGGCCCAGCTCTCCGCGCGACGCGATCCGGTGGCCGGCACCCTCAACCGCATCTTCGAGCGCGTACGCAAGTTCCCGAAGCGCGTCGTGTTTGCGGAGGGCGAGGAGGAGCAGGTGATCCGCGCGGCCCTGTCCTTCGTCAACCAGGGCCTCGGCAAGGCCATTCTGGTCGGCCGCGAGGATCGCATCCAGGAAACGGCCACTCAGGCGGGAATCGAGCTCGAAGGCCGCGAGGGCATCGAGATCCACAACGCGCGCCTGTCCCAGCGCAACGCGACCTACGCGCAGTTTCTGTACGAGCGCTTGCAGCGCAAGGGCTACCTGTTCCGCGACTGCCAGCGCATGATCAACCAGGACCGCAACCACTTCGCCGCCTCGATGGTGGCCCTGGGCGATGCGGACGCCATGGTGACGGGCGCGACCCGCAACTACTCGACGGCGCTCGCCGACGTGCGCCACGTGATCGACGCCAAGCCCGGGCACCGCGTCATCGGCGTGTCTCTGTGCCTTGCGCGCGGCCGCACGGTTCTCGTAGCCGACACCGCCATTCACGAGATGCCCAGCGCGCAGGAACTCGCGGAGATCGCTATCGAGTCCGCCGGCGTCGCCCGCCGCCTCGGCTACGAGCCGCGGGTGGCGCTTCTCTCGTTCTCGACCTTCGGCCATCCGAAAGCGGAGCGCGCGGAGAAGATCCAGGAGGCCGTCGAGATCCTCGACGATATGCGGGTCGATTTCGAGTATGACGGCGAGATGTCGGCCGACGTGGCGCTCAACCGGGACGTGATGGCGCAATACCCGTTCTCCCGCCTCAAGGGACCGGCGAACGTGCTCGTCATGCCGGCGTTTCATTCGGCCTCGATCTCGACCAAAATGCTGCAGGAGCTCGGCGGCGCGATGGTGCTCGGCCCGCTCGTGGTCGGTCTCGACAAGCCGGTGCAGATCGTCTCCCTCGGCGCCACCGACAGCGACATCGTCAACATGGCGGCGCTCGCGGCCTACAATATCGGCGGCTGA
- the mutS gene encoding DNA mismatch repair protein MutS, which yields MSSQAAYKSPETTSPNAAPASAPAQDSRVTPMMAQYIEIKAANPDSLLFYRMGDFYELFFEDAEIASQALGIVLTKRGKHQGQDIPMCGVPVERADDYLQRLIGLGHRVAVCEQTEDPAEAKKRGSKSVVRRDVVRLVTPGTITEERLLEPGRANYLLAIARRRASDTQWCYGLAAVDISTGHFVLSETDGTGLSAEIARFEPREILVPDVIHDDPELRSFWQETRASITPLSREGLDPASAERRLKDYFGVATLDAFGAFSPAEITAAGSALFYVEKTQIDSRPALNPPARDTSGAALAIDAATRANLELTRTLSGERTGSLLATIDCTVTPGGARLLAERLAGPLTHPGQIRDRQDSVTALAENNDLRDRLRRILKRSPDLARALSRLSLGRGGPRDLACVRDGLFAARELGLELAIAPNLPTELSAAAQVLQGLRTDVADRLAAALADELPLLKRDGGFVRAGFDPALDELRDLQQDSRRFIAALQARYATETGCRSLRVKHNHMIGYFVEVPQNVGEDLLKEPFKDVFVHRQTMAGAMRFSTLELGELEAKIASAADRALKIELALFDEMVQALLDLAGDVAAAAEAIAVIDVTAALADLAMRLDWTRPVVDTSLAFTVKGGRHPVVEAALRREGTPFIANDSDLSGKSAGHILLITGPNMGGKSTYLRQNALIVVLAQMGSYVPAKEAHIGIVDRLFSRVGAADDLARGRSTFMVEMVETAAILNQATAHSLVILDEIGRGTATFDGLSIAWAAIEHLHESNRCRALFATHFHELTALAERMPRISNATLKVTEWNGEVVFLHEVVPGAADRSYGLQVARLAGLPAPVVERAKTILSELEKSDREAPKRALFDDLPLFAVPARAEPVPPPKHDVLREALDALDPDAMTPREALDALYRLKAQR from the coding sequence ATGTCGTCCCAAGCCGCCTACAAATCCCCCGAGACCACCTCGCCGAACGCCGCGCCGGCCTCCGCGCCCGCGCAGGACAGCCGCGTCACGCCCATGATGGCGCAGTACATCGAGATCAAGGCGGCCAATCCGGACAGCCTGCTCTTCTACCGGATGGGCGATTTCTACGAATTGTTCTTCGAGGATGCCGAAATCGCCAGCCAGGCGCTCGGCATCGTGCTGACCAAGCGGGGCAAGCACCAGGGGCAGGACATCCCCATGTGCGGCGTGCCCGTGGAGCGGGCGGACGACTACCTGCAGCGGCTCATCGGCCTCGGCCACCGGGTCGCGGTCTGCGAGCAGACCGAGGATCCGGCCGAAGCCAAGAAGCGTGGCTCGAAATCCGTCGTGCGCCGCGACGTGGTCCGCCTCGTCACCCCCGGGACGATCACCGAGGAGCGCCTGCTGGAGCCGGGCCGGGCCAATTATCTGCTGGCCATCGCCCGCCGCCGCGCCTCCGATACGCAATGGTGCTACGGCCTGGCCGCCGTCGACATATCCACAGGCCATTTCGTGCTGAGCGAAACCGACGGCACGGGCCTGTCCGCCGAGATCGCCCGCTTCGAGCCGCGCGAGATCCTGGTGCCGGACGTCATTCACGACGATCCGGAGCTCAGGAGCTTCTGGCAGGAGACCCGTGCATCCATCACGCCGCTGTCCCGCGAGGGCCTCGATCCGGCCTCCGCCGAGCGGCGGCTCAAGGATTATTTCGGAGTCGCGACCCTCGACGCCTTCGGGGCCTTCAGCCCGGCCGAGATCACCGCTGCGGGCAGCGCCCTCTTCTACGTCGAGAAGACGCAGATCGACAGCCGCCCGGCCCTGAACCCGCCCGCCCGAGACACCTCCGGGGCGGCGCTTGCGATCGATGCCGCCACCCGGGCCAATCTGGAGCTGACCCGCACCCTTTCCGGCGAGCGGACGGGGAGCCTGCTCGCCACCATCGACTGCACGGTGACGCCGGGCGGCGCCCGGCTTCTCGCGGAGCGTCTCGCCGGCCCCCTCACCCATCCGGGCCAGATCCGGGACCGGCAGGATTCGGTCACGGCCCTCGCGGAGAACAACGACCTGCGCGACCGCCTGCGGCGCATCCTCAAGCGCTCGCCCGATCTGGCCCGCGCCCTCTCCCGGCTGAGTCTCGGGCGCGGCGGACCGCGCGACCTGGCCTGCGTGCGCGACGGCCTGTTCGCGGCCCGCGAACTCGGTCTCGAACTGGCGATCGCCCCCAATCTGCCGACGGAGCTGTCCGCAGCCGCGCAGGTGCTCCAGGGTCTTCGCACGGACGTGGCGGACCGGCTCGCGGCTGCCCTTGCCGACGAGTTGCCCCTGCTCAAGCGTGATGGCGGCTTCGTCCGCGCGGGGTTCGACCCGGCCCTCGACGAGCTGCGCGACCTGCAGCAGGATTCCCGCCGCTTCATCGCGGCCCTTCAGGCGCGCTACGCCACCGAGACCGGCTGCCGCTCCCTGCGCGTCAAGCACAACCACATGATCGGCTACTTCGTGGAGGTGCCGCAGAATGTGGGTGAGGACCTGCTGAAGGAGCCGTTCAAGGATGTCTTCGTCCACCGCCAGACCATGGCGGGCGCCATGCGCTTCTCCACGCTGGAGCTCGGCGAGCTCGAAGCGAAGATCGCGTCTGCGGCCGACCGGGCGCTGAAGATCGAGCTCGCCCTCTTCGACGAGATGGTGCAGGCCCTGCTGGACCTGGCAGGCGACGTGGCGGCTGCCGCCGAAGCCATTGCGGTCATCGACGTGACTGCGGCTCTCGCCGACCTCGCCATGCGACTGGACTGGACGCGGCCCGTCGTCGACACCAGCCTCGCCTTCACCGTCAAGGGCGGCCGCCACCCGGTCGTCGAGGCAGCCCTCAGGCGCGAGGGCACGCCCTTCATCGCCAACGATTCGGACCTGTCAGGGAAAAGCGCCGGCCATATCCTGCTGATCACCGGCCCCAACATGGGCGGCAAGTCCACCTATCTGCGCCAGAACGCGCTGATCGTGGTGCTGGCCCAGATGGGATCCTACGTGCCGGCCAAGGAGGCCCATATCGGCATCGTCGACCGGCTCTTCTCCCGCGTGGGCGCTGCTGACGATCTGGCGCGGGGCCGCTCGACATTCATGGTCGAGATGGTGGAGACCGCCGCGATTCTCAACCAGGCAACCGCGCACTCGCTCGTCATCCTCGACGAGATCGGCCGCGGCACCGCCACCTTCGACGGTCTCTCCATCGCCTGGGCGGCCATCGAGCATCTGCACGAGTCCAATCGCTGCCGGGCCCTGTTCGCCACCCATTTCCACGAGCTGACCGCCCTCGCCGAGCGGATGCCGCGCATTTCCAACGCGACCCTGAAGGTAACCGAATGGAACGGCGAGGTGGTGTTCCTGCACGAGGTGGTGCCGGGCGCCGCCGACCGTTCCTACGGGCTGCAGGTGGCGCGTCTGGCCGGCCTGCCCGCCCCCGTCGTCGAACGGGCGAAGACGATCCTGAGCGAGTTGGAGAAGTCGGACCGCGAAGCACCCAAGCGCGCCCTTTTCGACGACCTGCCCCTGTTTGCGGTTCCCGCCCGCGCCGAGCCGGTGCCGCCTCCGAAGCATGACGTCCTGCGGGAGGCGCTCGATGCCCTGGATCCCGACGCGATGACGCCGCGCGAGGCGCTCGATGCGCTCTACCGCCTCAAGGCGCAGAGATAG
- a CDS encoding HAD family hydrolase: MGQPTTVVFDIGNVLLRWDPRNLYRRIFDDEGQMEWFLAHVCTPDWNVEQDRGRDWDEAVALLVKDHPTHETQIRAFHERWDETVSGIFEEHVDLLLRLREAGVPNYCITNFSGPKFIQSQKRFPFLSGFDGIVVSGDERLLKPDPAIYRLLLDRYGLKAEDCVFIDDSSANVEAARVIGMQAIHCADGIDLAAELRDYGFPV, translated from the coding sequence ATGGGGCAGCCTACCACCGTCGTGTTCGACATCGGCAACGTCCTGCTGCGCTGGGACCCGCGCAATCTCTATCGCCGGATCTTCGACGACGAGGGCCAGATGGAGTGGTTCCTCGCCCATGTCTGCACCCCGGACTGGAACGTGGAGCAGGACCGGGGGCGCGACTGGGACGAGGCCGTGGCTCTGCTCGTCAAGGATCACCCGACGCACGAGACCCAGATCCGGGCGTTCCACGAGCGTTGGGACGAGACCGTTTCCGGAATCTTCGAGGAGCATGTGGACCTGCTGCTGCGCCTGCGGGAAGCCGGCGTTCCCAATTACTGCATCACGAATTTTTCCGGCCCCAAGTTCATCCAGTCCCAGAAGCGCTTCCCGTTCCTGTCAGGGTTTGACGGCATAGTCGTGTCGGGCGACGAGCGCCTCCTCAAGCCCGATCCCGCCATCTACCGTCTGCTGCTCGACCGGTATGGGCTGAAGGCGGAAGACTGCGTGTTCATCGACGATTCCAGCGCCAATGTGGAGGCCGCCCGCGTCATCGGCATGCAGGCGATCCACTGCGCCGACGGGATCGATCTGGCGGCGGAACTGCGGGACTACGGCTTTCCGGTGTGA
- a CDS encoding sensor histidine kinase, protein MLAETHVAPSDSQEASFRAAFHSLRVPVLMVDPSRTPAPVVFANPAFFDLTGHSPDEVLGRGWHLLQAPDAGPASFSAIDAALRRGEALETAFRGRRTDGSPFWSTLSLSPVHDEAGQLRSVTVLLNGAGATKPPDRDRFDAGTLLDEKAERRIQDLRLALEQKTALLHEVEHRAKNSLQMIASLVLLKARRLQDPEARKVLQDLAERVGALAAAHRLLHGAGDTTRFNLKEFATELAGDLAATLPKGQVDLDLQAEPLGVPAAKAAALALLLNEVVGNAVKHAFPNGRRGRLTIAIERVENGVQIAVEDDGVGLDHSPPPEGSFGKTLITMLVHQLKGRLTWHDREPGTRAEIVIPVDAEETRFE, encoded by the coding sequence ATGCTGGCCGAAACCCACGTTGCACCGTCGGACTCCCAGGAGGCCTCCTTCAGGGCCGCCTTCCATTCCTTGCGCGTGCCCGTCCTGATGGTCGACCCGAGCCGGACGCCGGCTCCCGTCGTCTTCGCGAATCCGGCCTTCTTCGATCTGACCGGCCATTCCCCGGACGAGGTGCTCGGCCGCGGCTGGCACCTGCTTCAGGCCCCCGATGCGGGTCCGGCGTCCTTCAGCGCGATCGATGCCGCGTTGCGTCGCGGAGAGGCGCTCGAAACCGCCTTCCGGGGGCGCCGGACGGACGGATCCCCGTTCTGGAGCACCTTGTCCCTCTCACCGGTCCATGACGAGGCCGGCCAGCTGCGGTCGGTGACCGTGCTGCTGAACGGCGCCGGCGCGACGAAGCCGCCCGACCGGGATCGCTTTGACGCGGGGACGCTCCTGGACGAGAAGGCCGAGCGGCGGATCCAGGATCTTCGCCTGGCGCTCGAGCAGAAGACGGCGCTGCTCCACGAAGTCGAGCATCGGGCCAAGAACTCCCTCCAGATGATCGCCTCCCTGGTCCTCCTGAAGGCGCGACGTCTTCAGGACCCGGAAGCGCGAAAGGTCCTCCAGGACTTGGCCGAGCGGGTCGGCGCACTCGCAGCAGCGCACCGGCTCCTCCATGGGGCCGGGGACACGACCCGGTTCAACCTGAAGGAGTTCGCCACGGAACTCGCCGGTGACCTGGCCGCGACCCTGCCGAAGGGGCAGGTCGATCTCGACCTTCAGGCCGAGCCCCTCGGCGTTCCGGCCGCCAAGGCGGCCGCTCTGGCTCTTCTGCTGAACGAGGTGGTCGGCAATGCGGTTAAGCATGCTTTCCCAAACGGCCGCCGGGGCCGATTGACAATCGCAATCGAGCGGGTCGAAAACGGCGTGCAAATCGCCGTCGAGGACGATGGCGTCGGCCTCGATCATTCGCCTCCGCCCGAGGGAAGTTTTGGAAAAACCTTGATCACGATGTTGGTCCATCAGTTGAAGGGGCGGTTGACTTGGCACGACAGGGAGCCAGGTACACGCGCTGAGATCGTGATACCCGTCGACGCGGAGGAGACCCGGTTTGAGTAG
- a CDS encoding response regulator encodes MSSEKPLRILVVEDEILIALELESLLQDLGHDVVAIAASSGEALARGRELKPDLAFVDIHLADGPTGVDVARRLAAELQVTVLFMTANTKRIPEDFAGAWGVIAKPYTERGVREALGYVTAGQLREPDDARTVTFVPFGAAPRERNSQVS; translated from the coding sequence TTGAGTAGCGAGAAGCCGTTGCGTATCCTCGTCGTCGAGGATGAGATCCTGATCGCGCTCGAGCTCGAAAGCCTGCTGCAGGATCTGGGCCACGACGTCGTCGCGATCGCGGCTTCCTCCGGGGAGGCTCTTGCCCGTGGCCGCGAACTCAAGCCTGATCTGGCCTTCGTCGACATCCATCTGGCCGATGGGCCCACAGGGGTCGATGTCGCGCGCCGCCTCGCAGCCGAGCTCCAGGTCACCGTGCTGTTCATGACGGCGAACACCAAGCGCATCCCGGAGGATTTCGCCGGCGCCTGGGGGGTGATCGCCAAGCCCTACACGGAACGCGGTGTCCGCGAGGCCTTAGGCTATGTCACGGCCGGGCAGCTGCGTGAGCCCGACGATGCACGGACGGTGACCTTCGTCCCTTTCGGCGCAGCCCCTCGTGAGCGTAATTCGCAGGTCTCCTGA